The following are encoded in a window of Aromatoleum petrolei genomic DNA:
- a CDS encoding CBS domain-containing protein has translation MLVSEILAIKGKVLYTIAPNKSLAEAVEIMTEQDVGSLVVFSHGHMVGMLTFREVLRAVHKGGAEWGRMTIEQAMLSGPIAASPNMEMDELRRLMVEHRQRYLPVMDDTTLLGVVSFHDVAKAVLEEQSFENRMLKNYIRNWPQEPGDEA, from the coding sequence ATGCTGGTGAGCGAGATTCTTGCGATCAAGGGCAAGGTGCTCTACACCATAGCGCCCAACAAGAGCCTTGCTGAGGCGGTCGAGATCATGACCGAGCAGGACGTCGGCTCGCTCGTGGTTTTTTCGCACGGCCACATGGTCGGCATGCTTACCTTCCGCGAAGTGTTGCGGGCGGTGCATAAGGGCGGCGCGGAATGGGGCAGGATGACGATCGAGCAGGCAATGCTGTCAGGGCCGATCGCCGCGTCGCCGAATATGGAAATGGACGAGTTGCGGCGTCTCATGGTGGAGCACCGTCAGCGTTATTTGCCCGTGATGGACGATACGACGCTGCTCGGGGTGGTTTCTTTCCACGATGTGGCCAAGGCGGTGCTCGAAGAGCAGAGTTTCGAGAACCGCATGCTCAAGAATTACATCAGGAACTGGCCGCAGGAGCCGGGCGACGAGGCCTGA
- the ilvN gene encoding acetolactate synthase small subunit, translating into MIEQVAEPLQQQGFAKVVLELEVNNHPGVMSHICNLFARRAFNVEGILCMPMSDTSRSRIWLLVFEDQRLEQMVLQLEKLVDVRSVRRHGAEHEVFERLEKFFH; encoded by the coding sequence ATGATCGAACAAGTCGCCGAGCCCTTGCAGCAACAAGGTTTCGCCAAGGTGGTCCTGGAGTTGGAGGTCAATAACCACCCCGGTGTGATGAGCCACATCTGCAACCTGTTTGCACGCAGGGCGTTCAACGTCGAGGGCATCCTGTGCATGCCGATGTCGGATACGAGTCGCAGCCGCATCTGGTTGCTGGTGTTCGAGGATCAGCGGCTCGAGCAGATGGTGCTTCAGTTGGAGAAGCTGGTGGATGTGCGATCGGTGCGGCGTCACGGTGCCGAGCACGAGGTATTCGAGCGTCTCGAGAAGTTCTTCCATTGA
- a CDS encoding long-chain-fatty-acid--CoA ligase, translating into MEKIWLKSYPPGIPAEIDVNEFSSLADVFARGVRQFAGRVAYVNMGKTITYAELDRLSAQFAGYLQGELKLPRGARVALMMPNLLQYPIAMFGALRAGYAVVNVNPLYTARELEHQIRDSGAETIVIVENFAHTLADVLQRLKVRNVVVTSLGELLGFPKSMLVDFVVRHVKKLVPSWNIPGSVRFSDALVAGGRHPLEAVEIGHDDVAFLQYTGGTTGVAKGAVLTHGNIVANLQQAYAWIKPYLRKEGEIIITALPLYHIFSLTANCLTFFRVGAMNVLITNPRDIAGFVKELAKYRFTAITGVNTLFNALLNNENFSKLDFSSLHITLGGGMAVQQAVAEKWRRVTGRPLVEAYGLTETSPAVTINPLDLPQFNHSIGLPVSSTEVSIRGDGGEEVPLGQPGELCVRGPQVTRGYWQRPEETANAFTADGFLRTGDVATIDERGFVRIVDRKKDMILVSGFNVFPNEVEDVIASHPGVLEVAAVGVTDERTGEAVKVFVVRKDPGLTKEDIVAHCRTNLTAYKVPHLVEFREELPKTNVGKILRRLLRDGQA; encoded by the coding sequence GTGGAAAAGATCTGGCTGAAGAGCTATCCACCCGGAATTCCGGCGGAAATCGACGTGAACGAGTTTTCGTCGCTTGCCGACGTCTTTGCCCGAGGAGTGCGCCAGTTCGCCGGCCGCGTCGCCTACGTGAATATGGGCAAGACCATCACGTACGCAGAACTGGACCGGCTGTCGGCGCAGTTTGCCGGCTACTTGCAGGGCGAGTTAAAGCTGCCGCGCGGCGCGCGCGTGGCGTTGATGATGCCCAATCTCCTGCAGTACCCGATTGCGATGTTCGGTGCCCTGCGTGCCGGCTATGCGGTCGTGAACGTTAACCCGCTCTACACTGCGCGGGAACTCGAGCATCAGATCCGCGACTCGGGGGCAGAAACGATCGTCATCGTGGAAAATTTTGCGCACACGCTCGCGGATGTCTTGCAGCGGCTGAAGGTGCGTAACGTGGTGGTGACCAGCCTGGGCGAGCTCCTCGGCTTCCCCAAGAGCATGTTGGTCGATTTCGTCGTGCGCCATGTAAAAAAGTTGGTGCCGTCCTGGAATATTCCCGGTTCCGTGCGTTTTTCGGACGCCTTGGTGGCGGGTGGGCGACATCCGTTGGAGGCGGTGGAAATCGGTCATGATGACGTTGCTTTTCTGCAATATACCGGTGGCACGACAGGCGTGGCCAAGGGGGCCGTTCTAACGCACGGCAACATTGTCGCGAACCTCCAGCAGGCGTATGCGTGGATCAAACCATACCTGCGCAAGGAGGGCGAGATCATCATCACGGCGTTACCGCTGTATCACATCTTCTCGCTGACGGCGAATTGCCTGACGTTTTTCAGGGTCGGCGCGATGAACGTGCTGATCACCAATCCGCGGGATATCGCGGGGTTCGTCAAGGAGCTGGCGAAGTATCGATTTACCGCGATTACCGGTGTGAACACCCTGTTCAACGCACTCTTGAACAACGAGAATTTCAGCAAGCTGGATTTTTCTTCCCTGCACATTACGCTGGGCGGTGGGATGGCCGTGCAGCAGGCGGTGGCGGAGAAGTGGCGGCGCGTGACCGGGCGCCCGCTCGTGGAGGCGTACGGTCTGACGGAAACGTCGCCGGCGGTGACGATCAATCCGCTCGATCTGCCACAGTTCAATCACTCCATCGGCCTGCCGGTTTCGTCCACGGAGGTCAGCATCCGCGGCGATGGTGGCGAGGAGGTGCCCTTGGGGCAGCCGGGTGAGCTATGCGTGCGCGGTCCGCAAGTGACCCGCGGCTACTGGCAGCGGCCGGAGGAGACGGCCAATGCCTTCACTGCGGACGGCTTTCTGCGTACCGGCGATGTGGCGACGATCGACGAGCGTGGTTTCGTCCGCATCGTCGATCGCAAGAAGGACATGATTCTCGTGTCCGGCTTCAATGTCTTCCCGAACGAGGTCGAGGATGTCATCGCGAGCCATCCGGGGGTGCTCGAGGTGGCGGCGGTGGGGGTTACGGACGAGCGGACCGGCGAGGCGGTGAAGGTGTTCGTGGTGCGCAAGGATCCGGGGCTGACGAAGGAGGACATCGTTGCGCATTGCCGGACGAACCTGACTGCATACAAGGTGCCGCACCTGGTGGAGTTTCGCGAGGAGTTGCCGAAGACGAATGTCGGCAAGATCCTGCGTCGCCTGTTGCGGGACGGGCAGGCGTGA
- the aroC gene encoding chorismate synthase codes for MSGNTLGKLFCVTSFGESHGPAIGCVVDGCPPGLPISAQEIQVELDRRKPGTSRHVTQRREPDEVEILSGVFEGVTTGTPIALLIRNQDQRSRDYGNISETFRPGHADYEYWQKYGIRDYRGGGRSSARETAVRVAAGAIARKWLKERYGIAIRGFMSQLGPIPIPFESWDEVARNPFFAPNAGIVPQLEAYMDELRKSGDSIGARIDVVATGVPVGWGEPVYDRLDADIAYAMMGINAVKGVEIGAGFECVTQHGTEHSDEMTPEGYLTNNAGGVLGGISSGQDIIVSMAVKPTSSIRLDRRSIDKQGKPVIVNTHGRHDPCVGIRATPIAEAMLAIVLMDHALRHRAQCGDVTTDTPRIARLAPQGVQRVPPPRA; via the coding sequence ATGTCCGGCAACACCTTAGGCAAACTCTTTTGTGTCACCTCCTTCGGTGAGTCCCACGGCCCGGCAATCGGCTGCGTTGTGGATGGATGTCCGCCGGGGCTGCCGATTTCTGCGCAAGAGATCCAGGTGGAGCTCGATCGTCGCAAGCCGGGCACTTCGCGTCACGTTACCCAGCGCCGTGAGCCGGACGAGGTGGAGATCCTGTCGGGGGTGTTCGAGGGGGTGACGACCGGCACGCCGATCGCGCTCCTGATCCGCAATCAGGACCAGCGATCGCGTGACTACGGCAATATCTCCGAGACTTTCCGCCCGGGACATGCCGACTACGAATACTGGCAGAAATACGGGATTCGCGACTATCGCGGCGGCGGTCGTTCCTCCGCACGCGAGACGGCGGTGCGGGTGGCGGCAGGCGCGATCGCGCGGAAGTGGCTGAAGGAGCGCTACGGCATCGCGATCCGCGGCTTCATGTCGCAGCTCGGCCCCATCCCCATCCCCTTCGAGAGCTGGGACGAGGTTGCACGCAACCCCTTCTTCGCGCCCAATGCGGGAATCGTTCCGCAGCTCGAGGCCTATATGGACGAGCTGCGCAAGTCCGGGGATTCGATCGGTGCGCGTATCGACGTTGTCGCGACGGGCGTTCCGGTGGGATGGGGGGAGCCCGTCTATGACCGGCTCGATGCCGACATCGCGTACGCGATGATGGGCATCAATGCGGTCAAAGGGGTGGAGATCGGTGCCGGTTTCGAGTGCGTGACGCAGCACGGCACGGAGCATTCGGACGAGATGACGCCCGAAGGTTATCTGACGAACAACGCGGGCGGCGTGCTCGGCGGAATTTCCAGCGGCCAGGACATCATCGTGAGCATGGCGGTGAAACCCACCTCCAGCATCCGGCTCGATCGCCGCTCGATCGACAAGCAGGGCAAGCCCGTGATTGTGAATACGCACGGGCGTCACGACCCCTGTGTCGGCATCCGGGCGACACCGATCGCCGAGGCGATGCTGGCGATCGTGCTGATGGATCATGCGTTGCGCCACCGCGCGCAATGCGGCGACGTGACGACCGATACGCCCCGGATTGCACGGCTGGCGCCGCAGGGCGTGCAGCGCGTCCCGCCGCCGCGCGCGTGA
- the ilvB gene encoding acetolactate synthase large subunit has protein sequence MMQMTGAELIVRLLERQGIRTVAGIPGGAILPLYDALSGSDVIRHVLARHEQGAGFIAQGMARVSGHPEVCFASSGPGATNLVTAIADARLDSIPMVAITGQVPLSMIGTDAFQEVDIYGMTVPITKHNFLVRSAAELLEVVPQAFRIAMSGRPGPVLVDVPKDVQNQLVSFEAYPEPAVPDPAPGLDMAAIESAAKMIDAAERPVLYLGGGVVHSGASRLAVTLAEQAGLPTTMTLMALGTMPVDHPLSIGMLGMHAARYTNFILEESDLLICVGARFDDRAIGKAAQFCPNARIIHIDIDPAELHKIKTAHVAINGDVSAVLEALLPRVKQSLRKRWLAHVDSLKSRFPMTMPGCDDPRTHYGLVHAVAAALDDEAVIATDVGQHQMWVAQAYPFRRPRQWLTSGGLGTMGFGVPAAIGAALAEPDRTVVCFTGDGSFKMNIQELATLAEEGLNVKIVLMNNNSLGLVYQQQSLFYGKRVFASKYRGEPDFLKIAEGFGIAAVDLDSSPNPRAALAQALQSRGPCLIHASISREEFVYPMVPPGAANTEMIGG, from the coding sequence ATGATGCAAATGACCGGCGCCGAGTTGATCGTGCGCCTGCTGGAACGGCAGGGTATTCGTACCGTTGCAGGAATCCCGGGAGGGGCGATTCTGCCCTTGTACGATGCCTTGTCGGGTAGCGACGTCATACGCCACGTGCTCGCTCGTCACGAACAAGGGGCGGGTTTCATTGCGCAAGGCATGGCGCGAGTGTCGGGACATCCCGAGGTGTGTTTCGCGTCGAGTGGACCGGGTGCCACGAATCTGGTGACGGCGATTGCGGATGCTCGCCTCGATTCGATTCCGATGGTCGCGATCACCGGTCAGGTGCCGCTGTCCATGATCGGTACCGATGCGTTCCAGGAAGTCGATATCTACGGCATGACCGTGCCGATCACAAAGCACAACTTCCTCGTCCGTTCTGCGGCTGAGTTGCTGGAGGTTGTCCCGCAGGCATTCCGTATCGCGATGTCGGGGCGTCCAGGACCGGTACTCGTCGACGTCCCGAAGGATGTGCAGAATCAGCTGGTGAGTTTCGAGGCCTATCCCGAGCCGGCGGTGCCGGATCCGGCGCCGGGGCTGGACATGGCGGCGATCGAGTCGGCGGCGAAGATGATCGACGCGGCCGAGCGCCCGGTGCTGTACCTTGGAGGGGGCGTGGTGCATTCCGGGGCCTCGCGGCTGGCTGTGACGTTGGCCGAGCAGGCGGGTCTGCCGACGACGATGACGCTGATGGCGTTGGGCACGATGCCGGTCGATCACCCGTTGTCCATCGGCATGCTCGGAATGCATGCCGCGCGCTATACGAATTTCATTCTCGAGGAATCGGATCTGCTCATCTGCGTGGGGGCGCGTTTCGACGATCGGGCGATCGGCAAGGCGGCGCAGTTCTGTCCCAACGCGCGGATCATCCATATCGACATAGACCCCGCCGAACTGCACAAGATCAAGACGGCTCACGTGGCGATCAACGGCGATGTGTCGGCTGTCCTCGAGGCCTTGCTGCCGCGTGTGAAGCAAAGCCTGCGCAAGCGCTGGCTGGCGCATGTGGATAGTCTGAAGTCTCGTTTCCCGATGACGATGCCGGGGTGCGACGATCCGCGCACTCACTACGGGCTGGTGCATGCCGTTGCCGCCGCTCTTGATGACGAGGCGGTCATCGCGACCGATGTGGGACAGCATCAGATGTGGGTCGCCCAGGCGTATCCGTTCAGGCGGCCGCGCCAGTGGCTGACTTCGGGCGGCCTCGGGACGATGGGCTTCGGCGTGCCGGCCGCGATCGGTGCCGCGCTGGCGGAGCCCGATCGTACCGTTGTGTGCTTCACTGGCGATGGCAGCTTCAAGATGAACATCCAGGAACTCGCGACGCTCGCGGAGGAAGGGCTGAACGTCAAGATCGTGCTGATGAACAACAACTCGCTCGGTCTGGTGTACCAGCAGCAGAGCCTGTTCTACGGGAAACGCGTCTTTGCCTCGAAGTATCGCGGCGAGCCGGATTTCCTGAAGATTGCCGAGGGTTTCGGCATTGCTGCGGTCGATCTGGATAGCTCGCCGAATCCGCGTGCAGCGCTCGCACAGGCGCTGCAAAGCCGTGGGCCATGCCTGATCCATGCGTCGATCAGTCGCGAGGAATTCGTTTACCCGATGGTGCCGCCGGGCGCGGCAAATACTGAAATGATCGGAGGTTGA
- a CDS encoding MFS transporter, which yields MVPYWRLSAYYFSYFAFVGAFSPYFTLYLQSIALSATDIALLMSLMQVMRVLAPGMWGWLAEHLGRRLTIIRLSAWASLVGFSVFFFTTRFEGLFLAMALMAFFWSAALPLVESLTFAHLGAQAGRYGSIRVWGSVGFIAAVLGLGYLLDFLPLDSVLWITAAILAAIALSAAVLPEAARPLAHRESASLHETLRRPEVRALLVACFLMSAAHGALYVFYSIFLVDHGYDKSVVGWMWSLGVIAEIVVFMFMPRVLRRHSMRAVLIFAFACAVVRFMAIGWGVGSFAVLVLAQLLHGATFGAYHSAAIAAVNQWFPGRLQSRGQALYGSISFGAGGMLGGLVSGYTWESVGPAWTYTLGSLFALAGLAWLVLGWRGEAESKAEGGVG from the coding sequence GTGGTTCCTTACTGGCGGCTCTCGGCCTACTACTTTTCCTATTTCGCGTTCGTCGGCGCATTCTCGCCCTATTTCACGCTCTACCTGCAGTCCATCGCGCTGTCGGCGACCGACATCGCGCTGCTGATGTCCCTGATGCAGGTCATGCGTGTGCTTGCTCCTGGCATGTGGGGCTGGCTGGCCGAGCATCTCGGCCGGCGGCTGACGATCATCCGCTTGTCTGCCTGGGCGAGTCTCGTCGGCTTCAGCGTCTTTTTCTTCACGACGCGTTTCGAAGGCCTGTTCCTGGCGATGGCCCTGATGGCGTTTTTCTGGAGTGCGGCCCTGCCTCTGGTCGAGAGCCTCACGTTCGCCCATCTGGGAGCCCAGGCGGGGCGTTACGGCAGCATCCGAGTGTGGGGCTCCGTCGGATTCATCGCGGCGGTGCTCGGGCTGGGTTACCTGCTCGATTTTCTGCCGCTGGATTCGGTGTTGTGGATAACGGCCGCGATCCTCGCAGCGATCGCCTTGAGCGCGGCGGTGTTGCCCGAAGCGGCGAGACCGCTTGCCCACCGGGAAAGCGCGAGCCTGCATGAGACGCTGCGTCGTCCGGAGGTACGGGCGCTCCTGGTTGCCTGCTTCCTGATGTCGGCCGCGCACGGCGCGTTGTACGTGTTCTATTCGATCTTCCTCGTCGATCACGGCTACGACAAGTCGGTCGTCGGGTGGATGTGGTCGCTTGGCGTGATCGCGGAGATCGTCGTCTTCATGTTCATGCCACGGGTGCTGCGCCGGCATTCGATGCGTGCGGTCCTGATATTCGCGTTTGCCTGCGCGGTCGTGCGTTTCATGGCGATAGGCTGGGGCGTGGGGTCGTTTGCTGTGCTGGTGCTTGCCCAACTGCTGCATGGAGCGACGTTCGGGGCTTACCATTCGGCGGCGATTGCGGCAGTGAATCAATGGTTCCCAGGCAGGTTGCAGTCTCGTGGGCAGGCCCTCTACGGCAGTATTTCGTTCGGTGCGGGCGGGATGCTTGGTGGGCTCGTGAGCGGATATACGTGGGAATCCGTGGGGCCGGCGTGGACCTATACTCTGGGGTCGCTGTTCGCGCTGGCGGGCCTTGCGTGGTTGGTGCTGGGTTGGCGCGGCGAAGCGGAGTCGAAGGCGGAAGGAGGAGTCGGATGA